Part of the Candidatus Obscuribacterales bacterium genome is shown below.
CTGATAGCCGGTGCAGCGACAGAGGTTGCCGTCCATCTGCTGGCGGATCGCCTCCGGGGTAGTGGCGGTCATCTTCTCCGCACTCATGATCATGCCCGGCGTGCAGTAGCCACACTGAAATCCCTGCTCCTGTAAAAACGCTTGCTGCATGGGACTGTCGCCCCCCAGCCCTTCAATGGTGGTGAGCGATCGCCCCTCGGCCCGGCGAGCGGGGTAGATACAGCTATGCACTGCCTCGCCATCCACCCAGATAGTGCAGCTACCACAATCACCGGTTTCACAGACCCGATGCACCCCCATATAGCCCTGCTGGCGCAACAGACTGAGGAGACTACTGCCCGCTGTGCAGGAAACAGCATGGGTTTGATGATTGACCTGAAGGGAAAAAGACTCTGTCATAGGTGGCATGTGCGGGGATTAGCAAGGTAGATCGGCAAGGGCACGGCCCATCAGCACCTGGGTAAGATGGCGACGATAGGCGGCGCTGGCTAGGGTGTCGTCGAGGTAGGCACTGGCGGGAATCTGAGCGTCTAATAAATCGGCAAGCTGAGGGATCGTGGGAATGCCCTCGGCTTGCACCAGATAAGGCCGGCCCACCGATGCGCCAATGCAAAACCGCACCTGTTGCGCCACGGGATCGTAGGCCGCTGTCACCAGGGCGATCGCCAATCCCGCTGATGCCGAGCAAAACCGGTGATAGCTGGTAGTCCAGGTCATAGACTGGGCAGGAATATGCATGGAGCGTAGCACCTCCCCCGGCTGCAAGATCGTCTGCCTTGCCCCCGTTTGAAACTGCTGGGCCGGCACCCGCCGCATCGCCCCCGCTGGTGTCCACAGCTCATACTCGGCATCCAGCAGCACCATCACCGGCGCAAAGGTACCCGCCGGCAGCGCCAAGCAAAGATTGCCCGCCACGGTCGCCAGGGTTTGCACTTTGAACGAGGCCAGTTCCTGCACGCCTTGCTGCAGGGCCTGCATGGCAGTCCAGGGTTCTGGGAGGCGATCGCTGATCAGCCGCTGCATGGGACAGGTGGCCCCGAGGGTCAAACCGGTAGGTGTCACCGTTAACTCATCCCAGCCTAACGCCTGCATATCGACTAGAGTTTGCACCTGGGGTTGGGGTTCGGTAAACAGCCAAGTGCCTCCGGCTAGCCAAGCCCAGGTAGGTTGCCAATCCCCCAGTTCTTGGAGGGTTTTGGGACGACGATAGGTATCAACACTGTGTAAGTCCATGGTGGCTGAGTATCTAGCACCCTCCACCATAGCGGTCTCTAGGGAGAGGAAAGTGTATTCCCCCATACTCCCTGGTGGGCTAATCCAGGCTCATACGTGAGAGGACAAACGATGGGCCAGTATTTCGACGTTGATCAATGCTCAGATCCGTAGAAGAAGAGGGTTGAGCGACGTCGAAACCCGGCCACTTGGCTTCATGGGTCATGGTCATCGGTCTTCGACGTTGATCAATGCTCAAATCTTGATGAGAAAAGGGTTGATCAACGCCGAAACCCGCTCACTTGGCATTAAATCGAGCCCGCCTACGGATCGTCATGGGTAATAGTCATCGGTTGTAATGGTCATCGGTCAACATATCGGCGAGTAACCAATCCTCCTCAGGCAGGCGGGCGGGGCGTAGGGGCAGGCAAATGGTGAAACAGGTTGACTGGTCTGGGGAGTAGACCTGGATGGTGCCACCGAGATATTCCACCAGCTTCTTCGTGAGGGTGAGCCCTAGACCGGTGCCGCCGTGTTTCCAGCGATCGCTGTTGGTGATGCGATAGAACTT
Proteins encoded:
- a CDS encoding FAD binding domain-containing protein — translated: MDLHSVDTYRRPKTLQELGDWQPTWAWLAGGTWLFTEPQPQVQTLVDMQALGWDELTVTPTGLTLGATCPMQRLISDRLPEPWTAMQALQQGVQELASFKVQTLATVAGNLCLALPAGTFAPVMVLLDAEYELWTPAGAMRRVPAQQFQTGARQTILQPGEVLRSMHIPAQSMTWTTSYHRFCSASAGLAIALVTAAYDPVAQQVRFCIGASVGRPYLVQAEGIPTIPQLADLLDAQIPASAYLDDTLASAAYRRHLTQVLMGRALADLPC